A single window of Bacillota bacterium DNA harbors:
- a CDS encoding iron-sulfur cluster assembly accessory protein, which yields MINVTPLAQEKLKEYLVQQKKPESYIRVYVNGIGUGGPNFGLALDESAKEEDAVFTSGDIKFAVDKATVPYLNDVVLDYTKTWYGGGFSISSSKRGSCSDSCSSC from the coding sequence ATGATCAATGTGACACCTTTGGCTCAGGAGAAGCTCAAGGAGTATCTGGTTCAGCAGAAGAAACCGGAGTCGTACATCAGGGTTTATGTAAACGGCATTGGGTGAGGCGGACCCAATTTTGGACTGGCTCTGGATGAGTCGGCAAAAGAAGAGGACGCCGTTTTTACTTCCGGAGACATAAAGTTCGCGGTGGATAAAGCTACGGTACCTTATCTCAATGATGTTGTTCTTGATTACACCAAGACCTGGTACGGCGGCGGATTTTCCATTTCATCTAGTAAGCGCGGGTCGTGCTCCGATTCATGTTCATCCTGTTAG
- a CDS encoding metal-sensitive transcriptional regulator encodes MHALQDEARTSIINRLKRIEGQVRGMSRMVIEDQDCEKILDQFKALNAAVRKCNRVLLGYYIMRCVEERVVSDEEATSCIRKKLSAILDTHL; translated from the coding sequence ATGCACGCCTTACAAGACGAAGCCCGTACCAGTATCATCAACAGGCTGAAAAGGATTGAGGGACAGGTTCGCGGTATGTCCCGGATGGTGATTGAAGACCAGGATTGCGAAAAGATCCTCGATCAATTCAAGGCCCTCAACGCGGCCGTCCGCAAATGCAACAGGGTGCTCCTCGGATATTACATTATGCGTTGTGTAGAGGAAAGGGTGGTTTCCGACGAGGAGGCCACTTCTTGCATACGTAAGAAGTTAAGCGCAATCCTGGATACTCATCTCTGA
- a CDS encoding ATP-binding protein encodes MTGVMEVAEALKRFGDYAVRRRWEYDRLVETKSVLQDELAGVATQEAVVTQAREVFQLAAETAREQAKQGVEKVVTWALQSVFGSEISFEVSLEERRDQPEADFFAVSTYGGTAPVRTEPTEARGGGVVDVISLALRNVLLERTRMGGPLILDEPGKHVSEEYARPLGELVRAMSEDAGRQIIVITHNSELAETGELAYRVEIKNGESRVLPVGAAAE; translated from the coding sequence ATGACGGGTGTCATGGAGGTTGCCGAAGCGCTCAAGCGGTTCGGGGATTATGCGGTTCGCCGCCGGTGGGAGTACGATCGACTTGTAGAGACCAAGAGCGTTTTGCAAGACGAACTTGCCGGCGTTGCAACGCAGGAAGCTGTCGTGACCCAGGCGCGGGAGGTTTTTCAACTGGCGGCGGAAACAGCCCGGGAGCAGGCCAAACAAGGCGTGGAAAAGGTGGTCACCTGGGCGCTTCAGTCTGTTTTCGGCTCCGAGATCTCATTTGAGGTATCCCTGGAGGAGCGGCGCGACCAGCCGGAAGCCGACTTCTTTGCGGTGAGCACTTACGGCGGTACAGCGCCCGTAAGAACCGAGCCCACAGAAGCACGCGGCGGCGGGGTGGTGGACGTAATCTCCCTGGCCCTGCGGAATGTTCTTCTTGAAAGGACGCGCATGGGAGGCCCGCTTATTCTCGACGAACCCGGAAAGCACGTGAGCGAGGAATACGCCCGGCCTCTGGGGGAACTTGTGAGAGCCATGAGCGAAGACGCCGGACGCCAGATAATCGTTATCACCCACAACAGCGAGCTTGCAGAAACCGGAGAGCTGGCTTACAGGGTGGAGATTAAAAACGGCGAAAGCAGGGTGTTGCCGGTGGGCGCCGCAGCCGAGTGA
- a CDS encoding AAA family ATPase, giving the protein MRRLKRVVLENFQSHRYTEIVFAPTLTVLIGESDQGKSAVVRALRWLFYNKPHGADFMRAGSDYCRVAAEFDDGVVVFRERRGKVNRYEIRRPGLEPYPLEGFGREVPSEIEELTEVQALKLEGAVFELHVSHQLDPPFLLRETPAVRARAVGHLSGTHLFDAAGKRAGRKIAVLSRARSELDEKLAALEVEIQGFEDLPEVEEKYRRCADFFQKSRDAQNAADSLNALKERYGRVTGELAQKDGLIRLIPDPRELQAGCETVLRNALLFEKIKDLYEKREKFREGLLRVNEVISQTARMKETEKAAGEVENSTEQIHVLKAKSDQLIGRQREQRRISEMLGHLQAVLRAEEVADLFVERAATSGLLKDRHARWTECSTRLRRVEAVLTGLRGVAEAEASRERGTEDARRLTTLTELQRRRLTIRKDLSSESEKSGKARTEVERLASELRRVLLEARRCPVCHTPLNSEQVESILRNELGEEN; this is encoded by the coding sequence TTGAGGCGGCTTAAGCGGGTGGTACTGGAGAACTTCCAGTCGCACCGGTATACCGAAATTGTTTTTGCGCCCACGCTGACGGTGTTGATCGGAGAGTCGGACCAGGGGAAATCGGCGGTTGTACGGGCGCTCAGGTGGCTTTTTTACAACAAACCGCACGGGGCCGACTTCATGCGGGCGGGCTCCGATTATTGCCGGGTGGCGGCGGAGTTCGACGACGGGGTTGTCGTATTCAGGGAAAGACGGGGCAAAGTAAACCGTTACGAAATCAGACGGCCCGGGCTTGAGCCGTATCCACTTGAAGGATTCGGCCGCGAAGTGCCTTCAGAGATAGAGGAATTGACGGAAGTTCAAGCGCTTAAACTCGAGGGGGCGGTTTTCGAACTGCATGTGTCCCACCAATTGGACCCTCCCTTTCTCCTGAGGGAAACGCCTGCGGTGCGGGCGCGGGCGGTGGGGCACCTGTCGGGGACTCATCTTTTCGACGCCGCGGGAAAGAGGGCGGGCCGCAAGATCGCTGTCCTGTCACGTGCCCGTTCGGAACTCGACGAGAAACTGGCTGCGTTAGAGGTCGAAATACAGGGTTTCGAAGATCTGCCGGAGGTCGAGGAGAAATACAGACGTTGCGCAGATTTCTTCCAGAAAAGCCGGGACGCGCAGAATGCGGCGGATAGTCTGAACGCGCTAAAGGAAAGGTACGGGCGGGTGACCGGGGAGCTCGCGCAAAAAGACGGTCTTATCAGGTTAATACCGGACCCGCGGGAACTGCAGGCGGGCTGTGAAACCGTGCTCCGTAATGCACTGCTGTTCGAAAAAATTAAGGATCTTTACGAAAAAAGGGAAAAGTTCAGGGAGGGTCTCTTACGGGTTAACGAGGTAATTTCGCAGACAGCGAGGATGAAAGAGACCGAGAAAGCCGCAGGAGAAGTCGAGAATTCTACGGAGCAGATACATGTTCTAAAGGCTAAAAGCGATCAATTAATCGGGCGGCAGAGGGAACAGAGAAGGATAAGCGAGATGCTGGGGCATCTGCAGGCGGTTTTGCGGGCGGAGGAGGTTGCGGACCTTTTCGTGGAACGGGCCGCAACTTCGGGTTTATTAAAGGATCGGCACGCGCGGTGGACGGAATGCTCTACCCGGCTGCGGCGGGTGGAGGCGGTGCTGACAGGGCTGAGAGGGGTTGCGGAAGCGGAGGCGTCCCGGGAACGCGGGACGGAAGATGCCCGGCGGCTTACGACATTGACAGAACTTCAACGACGGCGCCTTACCATACGGAAAGACCTATCGAGTGAAAGCGAAAAGTCCGGCAAAGCACGGACGGAGGTTGAACGGCTGGCTTCTGAACTCAGGCGGGTTTTGCTGGAGGCCAGGCGTTGTCCGGTGTGTCACACGCCCCTGAATTCCGAACAGGTCGAATCGATTTTACGAAATGAATTGGGGGAGGAAAATTGA
- a CDS encoding metallophosphoesterase produces the protein MRLLYVTDTHLRGVAPRNRTDDFVATLMAKLREVVDLANKLKVAAVLHGGDVFDMPMPGLAASGEYGGILRGLESPIYIVPGNHDLHGQNPATLMRTLLGFLGRWEVLRILDRKIIYFDDGNVRVQVSGAPYHFSIDDGGEDYIVKKTNSDVAVHICHGALLDRSFGPMVKYTLIDDIASLTEADYTFCGHYHLGFPDAFRDGKWFINPGALVRLSASQAEMARWPSVVVLYIEGDRVWHETIKLKCARPGSEVLDRSRIEDAAFRERKRQEFLQSVRQITSQTGFARTDPEAILLRVLEGMKEKPEFHKVQDEVSSLWSEVMGENVKRK, from the coding sequence ATGCGGTTACTGTATGTCACCGACACTCACCTGCGCGGGGTGGCGCCGCGGAATCGTACCGATGATTTTGTGGCCACGCTGATGGCAAAACTCCGCGAAGTGGTCGACCTTGCCAATAAGTTGAAGGTTGCCGCCGTTCTTCACGGGGGGGATGTCTTCGACATGCCGATGCCGGGTCTTGCGGCTTCCGGAGAGTATGGCGGTATCCTGCGGGGCCTCGAATCGCCGATTTACATCGTTCCGGGAAACCACGACCTTCATGGACAGAACCCGGCCACGCTGATGCGAACGCTGCTGGGTTTTCTGGGGCGATGGGAGGTTCTCCGGATTCTGGACAGAAAGATAATCTATTTCGATGACGGCAACGTCAGGGTTCAGGTTTCCGGAGCGCCATATCATTTTTCGATCGATGACGGCGGCGAGGATTACATCGTCAAGAAAACAAACTCCGACGTGGCGGTCCACATATGTCACGGGGCGCTTTTGGACCGCAGCTTCGGGCCGATGGTGAAGTACACGCTTATCGACGATATCGCGTCGTTGACCGAGGCGGATTATACCTTCTGCGGACACTATCACCTTGGTTTTCCGGACGCCTTCCGGGACGGGAAATGGTTTATCAACCCGGGGGCGCTGGTGCGGTTGTCCGCCAGTCAGGCCGAGATGGCCCGGTGGCCGTCGGTGGTGGTTCTTTATATCGAAGGAGACCGGGTGTGGCACGAAACCATAAAGCTTAAGTGCGCCAGGCCCGGCAGTGAAGTGCTCGACCGGAGCAGGATTGAGGATGCGGCTTTCCGGGAACGGAAGCGGCAGGAGTTTTTACAGTCGGTCCGTCAGATAACCTCGCAGACGGGTTTCGCCCGCACCGATCCCGAGGCGATACTGCTGAGGGTGTTGGAGGGTATGAAAGAAAAACCTGAATTCCATAAGGTTCAGGACGAGGTGTCGAGCCTCTGGTCCGAGGTAATGGGGGAGAACGTTAAACGCAAATGA
- a CDS encoding ATP-binding protein encodes MRLIGATDQQRAKVATRERPFRINEFLVVDDGTVEVLVEVAATFAVNPLLPDSTRGPGLIDEATLGTLQALGYSPLNETFYLAEVRVTMELSRPLSVGAKVRPAVFEEVRDLLLPADTGRSALIGVVRGTEEFLLPPDLRHAVFRYLSREDYTEKLEGVPFYLDWVQFSQYPHIGIFGGSGSGKSFALRVLVEELIRQGLPTVVFDPHFELSFDQPLVLDELFIEKREQLAGRFTVFTLGQNVSVKFEELSRGGLVTLLRSVMEGWTEQMEHATRILWRSGDSFETFRWRLTSLADALSQKNRYDRALEALEKGEDMAARLYPNDPGRQEEFRSRLETYREYRDSGVAEATAYAVLRRLNYMVHGNLIGPQGTEVLEDTLKQGKTCIVRGETHNLGIFATYAVRKLFGLRRRYRDSLQYGNGREAFFPPFFMVTDEAHNLAPKPKGEKDHSPARAVVREISQEGRKYGVFLVLATQRPALLDDTVNAQLNTKIILRTVRAQDLDAISRETDIGPHEIARLPYLSSGNAFVSSAIIGRTVPVTVRASWTRSPHSESPFAEWQRHLASVGEDLWPAVRGFLGENKGFITEPDIAACLNHCQGTLDRRVTESELRRVLERWSAEGRLQARPSKAFGGMRWVIK; translated from the coding sequence TTGAGGCTGATAGGCGCGACGGACCAGCAGCGGGCGAAGGTGGCGACACGCGAACGGCCTTTCAGGATCAACGAGTTCCTGGTGGTGGATGACGGGACCGTTGAGGTGCTGGTCGAGGTTGCGGCTACATTCGCGGTAAACCCTTTACTGCCGGATTCCACGCGGGGACCGGGACTGATTGACGAAGCGACGCTGGGAACCCTTCAGGCGTTGGGATACAGCCCGCTCAACGAGACCTTTTACCTTGCGGAAGTCCGGGTTACGATGGAACTTTCGCGCCCGCTTTCAGTCGGGGCAAAGGTCCGCCCCGCCGTGTTCGAAGAGGTGCGCGATCTCCTGCTGCCGGCGGATACGGGACGCTCGGCGCTTATCGGGGTTGTGCGGGGAACCGAAGAATTTCTACTGCCTCCGGACCTCCGACACGCGGTTTTTCGCTATCTTTCCCGGGAGGATTACACCGAAAAGCTTGAAGGGGTGCCTTTTTATCTTGACTGGGTCCAATTCAGCCAGTACCCGCACATCGGCATATTCGGCGGTTCCGGTTCCGGAAAATCATTCGCTCTGAGGGTTTTGGTGGAGGAGCTTATCCGGCAGGGACTTCCCACGGTGGTCTTCGATCCTCATTTTGAACTGAGCTTTGACCAGCCTCTGGTCCTGGACGAGCTTTTCATTGAGAAAAGAGAGCAGCTTGCCGGACGGTTTACGGTATTCACCCTCGGCCAAAACGTAAGTGTGAAGTTTGAGGAGCTTTCCCGCGGCGGTCTGGTGACATTGCTGCGGTCGGTTATGGAGGGTTGGACCGAACAAATGGAGCATGCGACGCGGATACTCTGGCGTTCCGGCGACAGCTTTGAAACCTTCCGGTGGCGGCTGACTTCCCTGGCAGACGCGCTTTCCCAAAAGAACCGGTACGACCGGGCGCTGGAAGCCCTGGAAAAAGGCGAGGATATGGCGGCGCGGTTGTATCCGAATGACCCGGGGCGCCAGGAAGAATTCAGAAGCCGGCTGGAAACATACCGGGAGTACCGTGACAGCGGCGTTGCGGAAGCGACTGCTTACGCCGTACTGCGGCGTCTTAACTATATGGTGCACGGTAATCTTATCGGTCCACAGGGAACTGAGGTGTTGGAAGACACACTCAAGCAGGGAAAAACCTGCATTGTCCGCGGGGAGACGCACAACCTGGGGATTTTCGCGACCTACGCGGTAAGAAAACTTTTCGGGCTGCGCCGGCGTTACCGTGACAGCCTGCAGTACGGGAACGGGAGGGAGGCATTCTTTCCGCCTTTCTTTATGGTGACCGACGAGGCGCACAATCTGGCGCCGAAGCCGAAAGGGGAAAAGGATCATTCGCCGGCCCGGGCGGTGGTGCGCGAGATTTCGCAGGAGGGCCGGAAATACGGTGTCTTTCTGGTCCTTGCGACACAGCGCCCGGCGCTTTTGGACGATACGGTTAACGCGCAGTTGAACACCAAGATTATTCTGAGGACTGTAAGGGCGCAGGACCTTGATGCCATAAGCCGGGAGACCGACATCGGACCACACGAGATCGCCCGCCTGCCTTACCTTTCTTCCGGAAACGCTTTCGTTTCCTCGGCGATCATCGGGCGAACGGTCCCCGTTACCGTACGCGCGTCCTGGACGCGGAGCCCCCACAGTGAGAGTCCTTTTGCCGAGTGGCAGAGGCATCTCGCCTCGGTGGGGGAGGATTTGTGGCCGGCGGTGCGTGGTTTTTTGGGCGAAAACAAGGGGTTTATAACGGAACCGGACATCGCCGCGTGCTTGAACCATTGTCAGGGGACGCTTGACCGGAGGGTAACGGAGTCGGAACTGCGGCGGGTTTTGGAGCGGTGGTCGGCGGAAGGCCGTCTCCAGGCGAGACCGAGCAAGGCGTTCGGCGGCATGCGCTGGGTTATTAAATAG
- a CDS encoding DNA double-strand break repair nuclease NurA produces the protein MLVANEGALEELRRFGRMLSGFKRPEPGALRAALSRAGRFLKVRPEVPKEAVVAVDGSCQTVGTTYPYYLALIQAVALRLPPSSPAYMEHRIFSPLFSEERKGLESRATDLQNVQVVAENRISELMAQAELSAAVRAAVEEKQGLILLDGGFIHFRARGGVLFKQLVEHAAESGSLVIGVIEEISSRSLEETVTGLWEGNSLPYDREILYGCLEPDEVFVVPAPLRKDEAIGTVFARFSAHPQPVALDFPASREEEVLSKLGALRALTPHDGRGIPAVIDIADRYVRLSAAEVEQMVTAAVPAGLREMFLKPHRLRRPV, from the coding sequence TTGCTCGTAGCCAACGAAGGAGCACTGGAGGAACTGCGGCGTTTCGGCAGGATGCTTTCCGGTTTCAAGAGGCCGGAACCCGGCGCTTTACGCGCGGCTCTGTCACGCGCGGGGCGTTTTCTTAAAGTCAGGCCCGAAGTCCCTAAGGAGGCGGTTGTGGCGGTTGACGGCTCCTGCCAGACCGTCGGGACCACTTACCCCTATTACCTTGCCCTCATCCAGGCGGTGGCACTCAGGCTGCCGCCGTCAAGTCCCGCTTATATGGAACACCGAATTTTTTCGCCGCTTTTTTCGGAGGAAAGAAAAGGGTTGGAGTCGCGGGCCACTGATCTGCAAAATGTACAGGTGGTTGCGGAGAACCGTATCAGCGAGTTGATGGCCCAGGCGGAACTTTCCGCGGCCGTCAGGGCTGCTGTTGAAGAAAAACAAGGTCTTATCCTTCTCGACGGGGGATTTATTCATTTTAGGGCACGGGGCGGGGTCTTGTTCAAACAATTGGTCGAGCACGCAGCGGAGAGCGGGTCTCTTGTAATCGGTGTGATTGAAGAGATATCCAGCCGGTCGTTGGAGGAGACGGTTACGGGATTGTGGGAAGGGAACAGCCTGCCTTACGACCGGGAGATCCTTTACGGTTGTCTTGAACCGGACGAGGTGTTTGTGGTGCCGGCGCCGCTGCGTAAGGATGAAGCCATCGGCACGGTCTTCGCAAGGTTTTCCGCCCACCCGCAACCCGTGGCTTTAGATTTTCCGGCCTCCCGGGAGGAAGAAGTACTGTCCAAACTTGGAGCGTTGCGGGCGCTTACTCCGCATGACGGGCGGGGAATACCCGCTGTAATCGACATAGCCGACAGGTACGTGCGGCTTTCGGCGGCCGAGGTGGAACAGATGGTGACGGCGGCGGTGCCTGCCGGGCTAAGGGAGATGTTTTTAAAACCGCACCGTCTGCGGCGGCCGGTGTAG
- a CDS encoding DUF188 domain-containing protein, whose amino-acid sequence MKIIVDADACPAGALRICRKAAVENDVPLWTVASFNHNIESEKHIVVGNAPQETDIAVANAACAGDIVVTQDWGLAALVLGKGASALSPGGRMFKPETIAFLLEERELKARMRRGGLRTRGPAKRTPEDDRRFEAALKSLLTRP is encoded by the coding sequence GTGAAGATTATCGTGGACGCCGACGCCTGTCCGGCTGGCGCTTTGAGGATATGCCGCAAGGCGGCCGTGGAAAACGATGTCCCGCTGTGGACGGTAGCCAGCTTTAACCACAACATCGAATCCGAAAAGCATATCGTCGTCGGCAACGCCCCGCAAGAGACGGACATCGCTGTCGCGAATGCCGCATGCGCCGGTGACATTGTTGTAACGCAGGACTGGGGCCTTGCCGCCCTCGTCCTCGGCAAAGGCGCGTCCGCGCTTTCCCCCGGCGGGCGCATGTTCAAACCTGAAACCATCGCCTTCCTGCTTGAAGAACGCGAACTGAAGGCCCGCATGCGGCGCGGCGGCTTGCGTACCAGGGGACCGGCGAAACGCACACCGGAGGATGACCGCCGGTTCGAAGCCGCACTTAAAAGCCTGCTGACACGTCCTTAA
- a CDS encoding type II toxin-antitoxin system RelE/ParE family toxin, producing MPRKYKIKYAPAAVDDMDEIFSYISQDNIANAEMMLEKINGGITKLTEFPNMGSLLSDEEYTIIQRGYRFIIVQPYLVFYRIKDNTVIIHRILHGRRDYLRELFDS from the coding sequence ATGCCGCGAAAGTATAAAATCAAATATGCTCCTGCAGCAGTTGATGATATGGATGAGATTTTCTCATACATATCACAGGATAATATTGCTAACGCAGAAATGATGCTGGAAAAGATAAACGGAGGAATAACTAAACTAACGGAGTTTCCTAATATGGGTTCACTGTTATCGGATGAGGAGTATACGATCATTCAGCGTGGATACCGCTTTATTATTGTACAGCCGTATCTCGTCTTTTACAGGATAAAAGACAATACGGTGATCATTCATCGTATATTGCATGGTCGGCGGGATTACCTTCGTGAGTTATTTGACTCGTAG
- a CDS encoding type II toxin-antitoxin system prevent-host-death family antitoxin — translation MKIKPSTTIRQDYNGFSKLCHELDEPVVLTRNGEADLVVMSYEAFRRMEARIKLQSKLLVAEKQIAEGAHLLEHDEVINRIREKINAAKV, via the coding sequence ATGAAGATTAAACCTTCCACAACAATCCGTCAGGATTATAATGGCTTTTCAAAACTTTGCCACGAGCTTGACGAGCCGGTAGTGCTTACCCGAAACGGCGAAGCCGACTTGGTTGTTATGAGTTATGAGGCGTTTCGACGTATGGAGGCCCGCATTAAACTGCAATCCAAGTTGCTGGTAGCAGAAAAGCAAATTGCTGAAGGTGCTCACCTGCTTGAACATGATGAAGTCATTAATAGGATTCGGGAAAAGATCAATGCCGCGAAAGTATAA
- a CDS encoding NAD-dependent epimerase/dehydratase family protein: protein METSELNVVTGAFGYTGKHITRRLLSLGKSVKTLTGRPRRTNPFGGRVSAAPFNFDNPRELIRSLCGAETLYNTYWVRFPHGDLTYDKAVENTGILVKAAREAGVCRIVHVSITNASPDSPLPYFRGKGILEEFIAGSGMSYAVIRPTVIFGSEDILINNMAWLLRRFPVFAVPGSGDYRLQPVFVEDMARMAVEAGQAKDNVVMDAAGPEVYTFNELVRLIAETVKSGVKLLHLEPGLAYALSQLIGHIVKDVVLTWDEVKGLMADLLVTTSPPTGYTRLSDWLTRNSATVGKRYASELNRHYR, encoded by the coding sequence ATGGAAACGTCGGAATTGAACGTGGTTACCGGGGCATTCGGATATACCGGCAAGCATATCACCAGACGACTTTTGTCGCTCGGGAAAAGCGTCAAAACATTAACGGGACGTCCCCGCCGCACGAATCCGTTCGGCGGGCGGGTGAGTGCCGCTCCGTTCAACTTCGACAATCCAAGGGAATTGATTAGAAGCCTTTGCGGGGCTGAAACATTATATAATACATACTGGGTGCGCTTCCCGCATGGTGACCTGACGTATGACAAGGCCGTTGAAAACACCGGGATTTTGGTTAAGGCGGCCCGGGAAGCCGGTGTGTGCAGGATTGTGCATGTCAGTATTACAAACGCTTCGCCGGATTCACCCCTCCCTTACTTCAGGGGAAAGGGGATCCTGGAGGAATTCATCGCAGGTTCAGGAATGTCGTACGCCGTAATAAGGCCGACTGTGATTTTCGGGAGTGAGGATATTCTGATTAACAATATGGCGTGGCTGCTTCGCCGGTTTCCGGTGTTCGCGGTTCCGGGTTCGGGAGACTACCGCCTGCAGCCTGTCTTTGTGGAAGACATGGCCCGGATGGCTGTTGAAGCAGGGCAAGCGAAGGACAACGTGGTGATGGACGCTGCAGGCCCGGAGGTTTATACGTTCAATGAACTCGTAAGGCTTATCGCCGAAACGGTAAAAAGCGGGGTAAAACTTCTTCACCTAGAGCCCGGACTGGCTTATGCCCTTTCCCAGTTGATCGGTCATATAGTAAAGGATGTGGTGTTGACCTGGGACGAAGTAAAGGGGCTTATGGCCGACCTTCTGGTTACCACCAGCCCTCCCACGGGGTATACACGACTAAGCGACTGGCTGACGCGGAATTCTGCGACGGTCGGCAAGAGGTACGCATCGGAGTTGAACCGGCACTATCGGTAA
- a CDS encoding MarR family transcriptional regulator: protein MDDALEKARGRLIEAFGRQSAFWGLGKITGELYAVLYLSEKPVSLGELAEALGVTKGNVSVAIRLLEQLGMVRRSMRPGDRRVFFEAELDFWLIARRVLEQRQKPEFDESFGMIEDGLRQAGEAEAGGKRDFVSARLKRLKEFYEELDQIVETVLIIGPEKLSWLVKVVERLQQIGGSKKGNTDANNRAKKRR from the coding sequence ATGGATGATGCGTTGGAAAAGGCGCGCGGTCGTTTGATTGAAGCGTTCGGAAGACAGAGCGCGTTCTGGGGGCTGGGGAAAATCACCGGTGAGTTATATGCGGTACTTTATCTTTCCGAAAAGCCGGTCAGCCTCGGTGAACTAGCGGAAGCGCTCGGTGTTACCAAAGGAAACGTGAGCGTGGCGATCCGTTTGCTGGAACAGCTCGGCATGGTGCGGCGCAGCATGCGTCCCGGCGACCGCAGGGTCTTTTTCGAAGCGGAACTCGATTTCTGGCTGATCGCCAGACGAGTGCTGGAACAGCGTCAGAAACCGGAGTTTGACGAATCATTCGGCATGATCGAGGATGGTCTGCGTCAGGCAGGCGAGGCCGAAGCAGGGGGAAAGCGTGATTTTGTGTCGGCCAGGCTGAAACGGCTGAAAGAGTTTTACGAGGAACTGGATCAGATTGTGGAGACGGTTTTGATAATCGGTCCCGAAAAGCTCTCCTGGTTGGTGAAGGTTGTTGAAAGGCTACAGCAGATCGGCGGCAGCAAAAAAGGAAATACGGATGCAAATAACAGAGCAAAAAAAAGACGGTAA
- the prmA gene encoding 50S ribosomal protein L11 methyltransferase has product MKWLELRVTVRSEDADLVALIVYESTGRGVVIEPGYFNGEGHPALFESTIIKGYLPAQAAGIIEKACAALSPYAIGTVDVLKLPETDWLKTWREHYKPFRVGRSLVVRPPWEKYTPLPGDLVITIDPGIAFGCGTHPTTRLCLELMERAVKPGMVVYDVGTGSGILAVAAARLGAANVVAVDEDETALRVASENIAHNGLEDVVDTVEGDLLKGMTGMADLIVSNIITGIIISLAPEAAARLNPGGVFVAGGIAAARADKVEEELKKYFSIKEIVLKDDWAAFLGVLRE; this is encoded by the coding sequence GTGAAATGGCTCGAACTAAGGGTGACTGTCAGATCCGAAGATGCGGACTTAGTCGCCTTGATCGTTTATGAATCAACCGGTCGCGGGGTGGTGATTGAGCCGGGATACTTTAACGGCGAAGGCCACCCTGCCTTATTTGAATCGACGATTATAAAGGGTTATCTTCCGGCCCAGGCCGCCGGAATAATAGAAAAGGCTTGCGCTGCCCTATCACCCTACGCCATCGGAACGGTCGACGTTTTAAAACTTCCCGAAACCGACTGGCTGAAAACCTGGCGCGAGCACTACAAACCCTTCAGGGTCGGAAGAAGTCTGGTGGTCAGGCCGCCGTGGGAGAAATACACCCCGCTGCCCGGAGATCTGGTCATAACCATAGATCCCGGCATCGCCTTCGGGTGCGGCACGCACCCAACCACAAGGTTGTGCCTTGAACTGATGGAACGGGCGGTAAAACCGGGGATGGTGGTTTACGACGTGGGCACCGGATCGGGTATACTGGCGGTCGCTGCCGCGCGACTCGGGGCGGCGAATGTAGTGGCGGTGGATGAGGATGAAACAGCGCTGCGGGTTGCCTCGGAGAATATAGCGCACAACGGCCTTGAAGACGTGGTGGACACTGTTGAAGGGGACCTGCTGAAGGGAATGACCGGCATGGCCGACCTGATCGTATCCAATATAATCACCGGGATTATCATTAGTCTGGCGCCGGAAGCCGCCGCGCGACTCAATCCGGGAGGAGTCTTCGTAGCCGGAGGAATCGCCGCCGCCCGGGCGGACAAGGTGGAAGAAGAGCTGAAAAAGTATTTTTCAATAAAAGAAATCGTCCTTAAAGACGATTGGGCGGCGTTTCTCGGAGTCCTCCGGGAATGA